CTTAACGAACAATCCACAAAAATCAATGATATCATCCAAATCATTACAAACATTGCAGATCAAACGAATCTATTAGCTTTAAATGCAGCTATTGAAGCAGCAAGGGCTGGAGAAGCGGGCCGTGGTTTTGCGGTAGTAGCGGATGAGATTCGTAAGCTAGCGGATCAATCCTCTTCTTCTGCAGGACAAATTAAGGAGCTTATTCACATAGTTCAACAACATACACAAAAGGCATTTCATTCGATGGAACAGAATCAGAACGTTGTATCCGAGGGAACACAGATGATTGAAAATGTAGAAATCATCTTTGCAGCTATTATGGAATCAATCCAGAATGTATCTGGTCAGATTGAGGAAATCTCCTCTGTTTCGGAGCAAATGTCTGCCGGTGCAGAGCAAGTCTCTGCCTCTGTGCATGATCTAGCTGGTATTGCTAGAACCTCCGCCGATCATATGCAAGGACTGGCTGCCACTTCAGAGGAACAGCTAGCAACAATGGAAGAAGTTACGAAGCTTTCTGAGAACTTATTGAACATGGCAGATGAATTGAAACATATTGTAGAGAAATTCAGAGTATAATGGAGCAGGGAGTTTACTCCCTGCTTTTCGTATTTACCGCTTGCCCAACAAGCCTTAAATTAGCTAATTCTCTTAATCCTTGTGTTCGAAACTCATACAATCAGTACTACGGAAGTCACGCGCAATTGACTCATGAGTGCTGATTTGAACTTTTTTCTTACTGCAGCGATCCCTAGTGGTATGATGCTTGCAGGTGACAACGGTACAAAAAATTTTGTTTCCAAACATATATAACTTCCTTCCTTAGTAGCGTAGATTTTACAATTTGACTACTCTAATGTCCATCTAAGTACCATTTCAATTATCTATTTCCGTAACGTCCAATCATTATTCTTTGACCTTACATATTATAATAATATCAACTGGGTCTTGTGAACAAATTCCATTGAATGGGTTATAGGCAGGACTACTGACTGTGAATACTGCATAATAATTATTGAAAGAATGCTTTAGTATATGACATCCATTGGTTT
The window above is part of the Desulfuribacillus stibiiarsenatis genome. Proteins encoded here:
- a CDS encoding DUF1540 domain-containing protein, giving the protein MFGNKIFCTVVTCKHHTTRDRCSKKKVQISTHESIARDFRSTDCMSFEHKD